A part of Thermotoga petrophila RKU-1 genomic DNA contains:
- a CDS encoding TIGR00529 family membrane protein encodes MNTLSVLLSLFTVVVVQRVFKKLSISLLSGVIVMVLSLKVRNIPEILSWTISSDSFWSLIATVFLIYLLSGMMENSGDYNRFSEEMRTIFSNNVDSFVPALIGLMPMPGGALFTAPIVKNSLPKENSLKLAIKNYWFRHTIEFFWPIYPAVVLVSELSRIHPGRVSLTLFPVFVAAFLLGWLFFNGRQLPRLSKPRSFFNLLPLIPVLGTGVLILLFKVPGWFALLLSTSGYAVFRRRYLLKTLKQVFNKWDVFLVLFLVYIYKVIVEHSGVGEGIAAEFVRWNLSPWILLIFLPLVSGISTGITQAAVGISLPVLMEVFSSTYAVYTYMFAVGGVILSPVHLCVVLSAKFFEVEVFDILKKVFLPLVLTLSLGVLVLGVIL; translated from the coding sequence TTGAACACTCTATCGGTGTTGTTATCACTCTTCACAGTCGTTGTTGTGCAGAGAGTTTTCAAAAAACTTTCCATTTCTCTGCTCTCTGGTGTCATCGTGATGGTTCTCTCTCTCAAGGTGAGAAACATTCCGGAAATTCTTTCCTGGACGATCTCTTCAGATTCCTTCTGGTCACTCATTGCGACGGTTTTTCTGATATACCTTCTTTCAGGAATGATGGAGAACTCAGGTGATTACAACCGCTTTTCCGAGGAAATGCGAACTATCTTTTCAAATAACGTGGATTCGTTCGTTCCCGCTCTCATTGGTCTCATGCCGATGCCCGGTGGGGCTCTCTTCACAGCTCCCATAGTGAAGAATTCACTTCCCAAAGAGAATTCGTTGAAACTCGCCATCAAGAACTACTGGTTCAGACACACGATAGAATTCTTCTGGCCCATATATCCGGCTGTAGTGCTCGTTTCTGAACTCTCCAGGATTCATCCGGGAAGGGTATCTCTGACCCTCTTTCCCGTGTTCGTTGCAGCCTTCCTTCTGGGATGGCTTTTTTTCAACGGGAGGCAACTTCCCCGTCTATCTAAACCCAGATCGTTCTTCAACCTCCTACCACTGATACCCGTTCTGGGAACGGGTGTTCTCATACTCCTTTTCAAAGTTCCGGGCTGGTTCGCACTTCTTTTGAGCACTTCGGGCTACGCTGTGTTCAGAAGAAGATACCTTCTGAAGACTCTGAAGCAGGTTTTCAATAAGTGGGATGTTTTCCTTGTCCTCTTTCTTGTTTACATCTACAAGGTCATAGTTGAACACTCCGGCGTGGGTGAGGGTATCGCGGCGGAATTCGTCAGATGGAACTTGTCTCCCTGGATCCTTCTCATCTTTTTGCCTCTCGTGTCGGGAATCTCCACAGGTATCACGCAGGCAGCCGTTGGTATTTCTCTTCCTGTCTTGATGGAGGTGTTCAGTAGCACGTACGCCGTGTACACCTACATGTTCGCCGTGGGTGGTGTCATACTGTCTCCGGTTCATCTGTGTGTCGTGTTGTCTGCGAAATTCTTCGAGGTAGAGGTGTTCGACATTCTAAAGAAGGTGTTCCTCCCCCTGGTGTTGACTCTGAGTCTCGGCGTCCTCGTTTTGGGGGTGATTCTGTGA